A part of Caviibacter abscessus genomic DNA contains:
- a CDS encoding OmpA family protein — translation MQSVKKLMKSRRKIQILFLITTFFVSSVSIMAQRIYIGEDYNIEVVIDRFPNKSISSHLIIIPKYKSYQKQINKNKIGIIKNEIYNLINAYNIDQNRSNIKKNTESIKEIKGDLKTTKEKVEKNTKDIKELSDIAVKYDDKNKKKITLGENLNNVPVKISNLAAGTEYNDAVNYKQLKDTERQLSGGIASSMAMANIPQVGDNKLFSIGVGTAYYNKQAGFAFGISGTENTNTFVYKLSVGLDTQKGMGVAAGFNINFIGNGQKSSFASRSNAVYVGDNKQLQNEINNLKNENKEMKDMIKELKNRLDNMVVTSSNFKEKLYVIDQFINNKYIPTNSQMEKLKVIVKEINEKYSDRIIDITGHTDTNASEKYNLELGLQRANKVSDLLIKLGLKNPQNIRKVSSFGLNNKVNENLASNRRIEITIK, via the coding sequence ATGCAAAGTGTAAAAAAGTTAATGAAATCTAGGAGAAAAATTCAAATTTTATTTTTGATTACTACTTTTTTTGTAAGTAGCGTAAGTATAATGGCACAACGAATATATATAGGAGAAGATTACAATATTGAAGTTGTAATAGATAGATTTCCCAATAAATCCATATCGAGTCACTTAATTATAATACCAAAATATAAATCATACCAAAAACAAATTAATAAAAATAAAATAGGTATAATAAAAAATGAAATTTATAATTTAATAAATGCATATAACATAGATCAAAATAGAAGCAATATTAAAAAAAATACAGAGTCAATAAAAGAAATAAAAGGAGATTTGAAAACAACTAAAGAAAAAGTAGAAAAAAATACAAAAGATATAAAAGAATTAAGTGATATAGCTGTAAAATATGACGATAAAAATAAGAAAAAAATAACTTTAGGGGAAAATTTAAATAATGTACCTGTAAAAATATCAAATTTAGCAGCTGGAACAGAATATAATGATGCAGTAAACTATAAACAATTAAAAGATACAGAAAGACAACTAAGTGGAGGAATAGCTTCATCAATGGCAATGGCAAATATTCCACAAGTAGGAGATAATAAGTTATTTAGTATAGGAGTAGGAACTGCTTACTATAATAAACAAGCTGGATTTGCATTTGGAATAAGTGGAACAGAAAATACAAATACATTTGTATATAAATTAAGCGTAGGGCTAGATACACAAAAGGGAATGGGAGTAGCTGCTGGATTTAATATTAACTTTATAGGAAATGGTCAAAAATCTTCATTTGCAAGTAGAAGTAATGCGGTTTATGTTGGAGATAATAAACAATTACAAAATGAAATAAATAATTTAAAAAATGAAAACAAAGAAATGAAAGATATGATTAAAGAGTTAAAAAATAGACTTGATAATATGGTTGTAACTTCATCAAACTTTAAAGAAAAATTATATGTAATAGATCAATTTATAAATAATAAATATATTCCTACTAATTCGCAAATGGAAAAATTAAAAGTAATAGTTAAGGAAATAAATGAAAAATACTCAGATAGAATAATAGATATAACAGGACATACAGATACAAATGCAAGTGAAAAATACAACTTAGAGTTAGGATTACAAAGAGCAAACAAAGTATCAGATCTATTAATAAAATTAGGACTTAAAAATCCACAAAATATAAGAAAAGTATCAAGCTTTGGACTTAATAATAAAGTAAATGAAAATTTAGCTTCAAATAGAAGAATAGAAATAACAATAAAATAG